The DNA segment GAGACTGGTAGGTGGGGCGATGGTAGATAACCTCGGAGCCCACGATCCAATCATACAGGGGTGCTGCCGGTTCGTCTCGCCAGTCCACTTTTACCACCGGCACATGAGCCAGATCATTCAGCAGCGCATTGGCCCGAGCAAAAAGAAGGATCTTTTCATCGTAGTCAGACAGGGTAATCTCATGACCACAGGCAGCAGCGAACAGACCACTCACTCCCATGCCGGCACCAATTTCCAGAATGCGCCGGCCAGGCACTACCGTCTGGGCTGTAAGATAGGCTGCCATGAAAATGCTCGCCTCCCATATCTTGCCCCAGAACGGCAGCTCCATGAGATCAGGATCAGCGGTTGTCAACTCTTTTACTATCAGTTCATCGAGTCCTTTCACCTGGAGAAATCGTAAAGTCCGGCCGGACACAGTAATAGGCACTGTTTCCGTCCGGTAGCTGCTCTCGATTTCCTCGACAATTTGTTCCCAAGTCTTGTCTTCCACAAGAGATCCCCCTGAATTGATCTTTGGAATCGACGGTGTACTTGCCTTTGTCCAGCCTACCCTATCATGAATTGCCCTGTTTTGGGGACTTTCCCCACCGTTTTCAAAAAAACCTCGCAGAGCAGGACAACTTGGCTGAAAGTATACAGCATCGAACAGCTCCAAACTACAAACTCATTATCCATCTATTGCACCGAATGACTTGAGCTCTCTGAATCGAGCCGATCTACATCCACAAATACAGCCTGTAACGAATGTCTTTTGATGCCGATAAATTTTCTAGCCTTTCTACCTGCTTTTCTCTAGGATATGAGGAGAGAATCTGAACTGAACAAATAGCATATATTGCTTGATGGCAAAATGAATGTGCACCCCTTCTCGCCGCACGTTCGGCAGTCGCAAACCTGCAAGTTCCGTCTGCGGCCAGTATCACAGTGGCGCCAGGGCACAATTGCTTCTCGAAATCGATATCAACGCATGGCAAGGCAGGCTGAAGCCTTCGGCTACCAATTCGTTGGCCATCCCTGCAATCCTCTGGCACGCCTTGTTAGCCGATACTAGTTATCAGAGTGCACTTTCATTTTGCTGCCATCGAGCAATATTCAAGAGACACGGGGGGAAAGCATACCATGGATTATAAAGTCATCATTGTCGGTGCAGGCCCTGCTGGTGTGTGTACAGC comes from the Deltaproteobacteria bacterium genome and includes:
- a CDS encoding methyltransferase — translated: MEDKTWEQIVEEIESSYRTETVPITVSGRTLRFLQVKGLDELIVKELTTADPDLMELPFWGKIWEASIFMAAYLTAQTVVPGRRILEIGAGMGVSGLFAAACGHEITLSDYDEKILLFARANALLNDLAHVPVVKVDWRDEPAAPLYDWIVGSEVIYHRPTYQSLIAFLDRALKPGGTIFLVKSTSLPASNFFHLLTERFKFKKIERQMRSGDEVYNFTLYAIKRKSE